The following coding sequences lie in one Cyanobacterium sp. Dongsha4 genomic window:
- a CDS encoding WD40 repeat domain-containing protein has translation MKHNHENLPNNQDIIKYIKESLSPEQLTSLMELILQGILLGNSYSEIANKLGYNHNYIKKLSAQLLNRLSEHFAIKITKKTLKEIISAKYQIVDQSYSKNIVKDWNTSPKLDNFYGRDKELKQLHNLIFVENKRLIYISGIGGVGKTSLSVKFMLNYQSEFTVIIWRSLRNAPLLNHLVTDIVSVISNYQNLEGSVDDLLSLLRQHRCLIILDNIETILAEKEVGYYRSDFENYGNFIRFLGASNHQSYIILTGREKPPEITFLEEEKSQVKSINLKGSKEASLDILKEKKILASEQEKLELAKLYNYHPLATKLVSNVIKDLFANKASNFLAQETTLLRSLNIILDEQFNRLSNTEKTIMNWLAINRELTSIEELAEDIIPPIQKSQLLSALQSLKWRSLLEIQDGKYSQQPVIMEYVLEKFINNIYQEIVNGNLDLFGKYPLTKITTKEYIRIAQTRLIIEPLITLLEKTFPVKIQLKKQLKNLLNLCKELPFNNYGVGNIIKISEMLKIALQEYNFRELPIWQTDLSNNFLRKIDFSYCDFKNVKFIHTLGAVLKIAYHPQGEIIAISDINEIIYLWRVKDGQNILKLSGHNAWAWDLKFSIDGQLLISASDDKTVKVWDIKTGFCLANYELKQHKANAISITKNNKIIAIGCNCGYLELWHWQDDIHHILQGHQGDINSLQFNHDDQFLFTASLDGTVKQWNLTDKTCFKTFNYSQNPIHCLSISPDDKLMLTVTINGNLQMWLIESVDCLYSLDNKDIFIHQAIFCPTGNSFATASESTITFWDNLTGKIIKSLIPQKGKIYSLAYSPNGKIITSASQQECLISFDIETGDRIDTLYGYSNHIWALSTDNNKFLVSGGTDGILRLWSWEKSSPLKEIKAHKGVIFAVAWHPQKLFFASSGSDRTVKIWHGKTGEYQQQILAHTDLVFTIAWHPEGEILAIAGSSNQIKFWNFNDNNFCLQLMIKTTEIMHLSWSNNGKILAIYTRKGEVFIYDYYTDKLELIFENKEANINDIRSYIAWKQNDNYLVFTGAKNQVVIWNRKVKKLEKNLQGHLAQVVGISFIKNDQFLITVSLDTTIRIWEFSSGKCVKVLTGHQAPIPCLTIINQDLFATGSADSTVRIWDVNTGECIKILRSDRPYEGMNIHHATGLTSGELDNLMSLGAINKNDTNNIK, from the coding sequence ATGAAACACAACCACGAAAATCTTCCCAATAATCAAGATATTATTAAGTATATAAAAGAATCTCTTTCTCCAGAACAATTAACCTCATTAATGGAGTTGATTTTGCAAGGAATATTATTGGGAAATAGTTACTCCGAGATTGCTAATAAATTGGGATATAATCATAATTACATAAAAAAATTATCAGCACAATTATTAAATCGTCTTTCTGAGCACTTTGCTATAAAAATAACAAAAAAAACACTAAAAGAAATAATATCAGCAAAATATCAGATAGTTGATCAATCTTATTCTAAAAACATAGTAAAAGATTGGAATACTAGCCCCAAATTAGATAATTTTTATGGTAGAGATAAAGAGTTAAAACAACTTCATAATTTAATTTTTGTCGAAAATAAACGTTTAATTTATATATCAGGAATTGGAGGTGTAGGGAAGACTTCTTTGTCCGTTAAATTTATGCTTAATTATCAGTCAGAATTTACAGTAATTATTTGGAGAAGTTTGAGAAATGCACCTCTTTTAAATCATCTTGTTACTGATATAGTTTCTGTTATTTCTAATTATCAAAATTTAGAAGGTTCAGTGGATGATTTACTTTCTTTGTTAAGACAACATCGCTGTTTAATTATTTTGGATAATATTGAAACTATTTTAGCAGAAAAAGAAGTTGGTTATTATCGTTCTGATTTTGAAAATTATGGTAATTTTATTCGTTTTTTAGGAGCATCAAATCATCAAAGTTATATTATTTTGACAGGCAGAGAAAAACCACCAGAAATAACTTTCTTAGAAGAAGAAAAAAGTCAAGTTAAAAGTATTAATCTTAAAGGTTCTAAAGAGGCTTCTCTAGATATTTTAAAAGAAAAAAAGATTTTAGCATCAGAACAAGAAAAATTGGAATTAGCTAAATTATATAATTATCATCCTCTTGCCACTAAGTTAGTAAGTAATGTAATTAAGGATTTGTTTGCTAATAAAGCTAGTAATTTTTTAGCCCAAGAAACAACTCTTTTAAGAAGTTTAAATATTATTTTAGATGAGCAGTTTAATCGTCTCAGCAATACAGAAAAAACGATTATGAATTGGTTAGCTATTAATCGGGAATTAACATCAATAGAAGAATTAGCAGAAGATATTATTCCTCCCATCCAAAAATCTCAATTATTGTCAGCTTTGCAAAGTTTAAAATGGCGATCGCTTCTTGAAATTCAGGACGGAAAATATAGTCAGCAACCTGTAATTATGGAATATGTTTTAGAAAAATTTATTAACAACATTTATCAAGAAATAGTTAACGGTAATCTTGATTTATTTGGGAAGTATCCTTTAACAAAAATTACAACTAAAGAATATATAAGAATCGCACAAACTAGACTGATTATAGAACCATTAATAACTTTATTAGAAAAAACTTTTCCTGTAAAAATACAATTAAAAAAGCAGTTAAAAAATTTATTAAATCTTTGCAAAGAATTGCCTTTTAATAATTATGGTGTGGGAAATATCATTAAAATCTCTGAAATGCTTAAAATAGCTCTACAAGAATACAATTTTAGAGAATTACCGATTTGGCAAACGGATTTATCAAATAACTTTTTGAGAAAAATTGATTTTAGTTATTGTGATTTTAAAAATGTTAAATTTATCCATACTCTCGGTGCGGTTTTAAAGATAGCTTATCATCCTCAAGGAGAAATTATTGCTATTTCTGATATTAATGAGATAATTTATTTATGGAGAGTAAAAGATGGTCAAAATATTTTAAAATTAAGCGGACATAATGCTTGGGCATGGGATCTTAAATTTAGTATTGATGGACAATTATTAATTAGTGCTTCTGATGATAAAACAGTCAAAGTATGGGATATTAAAACAGGTTTTTGTTTAGCCAATTATGAATTAAAACAACACAAGGCTAACGCAATTTCTATCACTAAAAATAATAAAATAATTGCTATTGGTTGTAATTGTGGTTATTTAGAATTATGGCATTGGCAAGATGATATTCACCATATTTTGCAAGGACATCAAGGAGATATTAATAGCTTACAATTTAATCATGATGATCAATTTTTATTTACTGCTAGTTTAGATGGCACTGTTAAACAGTGGAATTTAACTGATAAAACTTGTTTTAAGACATTTAATTATTCCCAAAATCCGATTCATTGTTTATCAATTTCTCCCGATGACAAGTTAATGTTAACTGTTACTATTAATGGTAATCTACAAATGTGGTTAATCGAATCAGTAGATTGTCTTTATAGTTTAGATAACAAAGATATTTTTATTCATCAAGCTATTTTTTGCCCTACTGGTAACTCTTTTGCTACTGCATCAGAATCAACTATCACTTTTTGGGATAATTTAACAGGGAAAATAATTAAAAGTTTGATACCACAAAAAGGAAAAATATATTCCTTAGCTTACAGCCCTAATGGTAAAATTATCACCTCTGCTTCTCAACAAGAATGTTTAATTTCTTTTGACATTGAAACAGGCGATCGCATCGATACTTTATATGGTTATTCTAATCATATTTGGGCATTATCAACGGATAATAATAAATTTTTGGTTAGTGGAGGCACAGATGGTATTTTAAGATTATGGTCATGGGAAAAAAGTTCTCCTTTGAAAGAAATAAAAGCCCATAAAGGAGTTATTTTTGCAGTAGCGTGGCATCCTCAAAAACTATTTTTTGCAAGTAGTGGAAGCGATCGCACTGTTAAAATTTGGCATGGAAAAACAGGAGAATATCAACAACAAATATTAGCTCATACTGATTTAGTTTTTACTATTGCTTGGCATCCTGAAGGAGAAATATTAGCTATTGCTGGAAGTAGTAATCAGATCAAGTTTTGGAATTTTAATGATAATAATTTTTGCCTTCAATTAATGATAAAAACTACAGAAATTATGCACTTAAGTTGGTCAAATAATGGTAAAATATTAGCCATATATACCCGTAAAGGAGAAGTATTTATTTATGACTATTATACAGATAAATTAGAGTTGATTTTTGAAAATAAAGAAGCCAATATTAATGATATTAGAAGTTATATAGCTTGGAAACAAAATGATAATTATTTAGTTTTTACAGGTGCTAAAAATCAAGTAGTAATTTGGAATAGAAAAGTAAAAAAACTAGAGAAAAATTTACAAGGACATTTAGCCCAAGTAGTGGGTATAAGTTTCATAAAAAATGATCAATTTCTAATTACTGTCAGTCTTGATACAACTATTAGAATTTGGGAATTTTCCTCTGGTAAATGTGTTAAAGTTTTGACAGGACATCAAGCCCCTATACCCTGTTTAACAATTATTAATCAAGATTTATTTGCTACTGGTAGTGCCGACTCAACGGTGAGAATTTGGGATGTAAATACAGGAGAATGTATCAAAATATTAAGAAGCGATCGCCCCTATGAAGGTATGAATATTCATCACGCAACAGGTTTAACTTCTGGGGAGTTAGATAATTTAATGAGTTTGGGGGCAATTAATAAAAACGATACAAATAATATTAAATAA